Proteins co-encoded in one Amia ocellicauda isolate fAmiCal2 chromosome 11, fAmiCal2.hap1, whole genome shotgun sequence genomic window:
- the rhd gene encoding rh blood group, D antigen encodes MMAPQYAPSLRTSLPVLAILLETVFVLLFAFFVSYDVVSSRPNELFYYTYADFQDVHVMVFLGFGFLATFLVRYGFSSSGFNLLIAVMAVQWATLLNGFFFSVKNEKIHINLKSLITANLCAASALISMGCVLGKTNPVQLLLMGLIEVTGFVLNQWIIHYFLGGDQVNIIMQLCLFGACFGVTLSWSLYRPGLETRHEKERSTLVLNLFCMMGTLFLWMFWPSFNSVLTEDTTKKMNAVFSTYFSLAASTVTTFGCSVLTSKKGKINVYHIHNATLAGGVAVGAAVTVIPEPWIAMTIGVIAGLISTLGLKYIKPHMKFAFDVHDTCGVLYVFGLPGIMGFVASIILQLVAATNLLVVLKDVVFQLTALSVTLTISLTLGMITGFLLKLNIWKPTQDKKCFDDQAFWEFPHLVMEL; translated from the exons ATGATGGCTCCTCAATATGCTCCCAGTCTCAGGACAAGCTTGCCTGTGTTGGCCATACTCTTGGAAACTGTGTTTGTTCTGCTGTTTGCATTCTTTGTTTCCTATGATGTGGTTTCTTCTCGTCCGAATGAATTATTTTACTACACCTATGCCG ATTTCCAGGATGTCCATGTGATGGTGTTCCTGGGATTTGGCTTCCTGGCGACCTTCCTTGTGAGATATGGATTCAGCAGCTCTGGATTTAACCTACTCATAGCTGTCATGGCTGTGCAGTGGGCCACGCTGCTCAatggctttttcttttcagtaaaaaatgaaaaaatccaCATTAACTTGAAGAG CCTGATCACTGCTAACCTGTGTGCAGCCTCTGCCCTCATCTCCATGGGATGCGTCCTGGGAAAGACCAACCCTGTCCAGTTACTGCTCATGGGCCTGATCGAGGTCACTGGCTTCGTCCTGAATCAGTGGATCATTCACTATTTCCTGGGC GGGGACCAAGTTAACATCATCATGCAGCTGTGCCTCTTTGGAGCGTGCTTTGGTGTGACGTTGTCTTGGTCTCTATATCGTCCTGGATTGGAAACCAGGCATGAAAAGGAGAGGTCTACCCTTGTGCTGAATTTGTTCTGTATGATGG GGACACTCTTCCTTTGGATGTTTTGGCCCAGCTTCAACTCTGTGCTGACTGAAGACACGACTAAGAAGATGAATGCTGTTTTTAGCACTTATTTCTCTCTCGCTGCAAGCACAGTCACCACCTTTGGGTGTTCAGTTCTGACCAGCAAGAAAGGAAAGATAAATGTG TACCATATCCACAACGCTACGCTGGCGGGAGGGGTGGCTGTAGGGGCTGCGGTCACAGTGATCCCAGAGCCTTGGATAGCCATGACCATAGGAGTCATTGCAGGACTGATCTCCACCCTGGGACTGAAGTACATTAAG CCTCACATGAAGTTTGCGTTTGATGTTCACGACACTTGCGGGGTCCTCTATGTCTTCGGTCTGCCTGGAATTATGGGATTTGTCGCCAGTATCATTCTTCAACTGGTTGCTGCCACCAACTTACTGGT AGTTTTGAAAGACGTTGTGTTTCAGCTGACTGCCCTCTCTGTGACTTTGACCATAAGTCTGACGCTGGGCATGATTACAG GCTTTCTTTTAAAATTGAATATTTGGAAGCCAACACAGGACAAAAAATGCTTTGATGACCAAGCATTTTGGGAG TTTCCACACCTGGTCATGGAGCTTTAA
- the maco1b gene encoding macoilin-2: protein MKRRNADCSKLRRPLKRNRITEGIYGSTFLYLKFLVVWALVLLADFVLEFRFEYLWPFWLFIRSVYDSFRYQGLAFSVFFVCVAFTSDIICLLFIPVQWLFFAASTYVWVQYVWHTERGVCLPTVSLWILFVYIEAAIRFKDLKNFHVDLCRPFAAHCIGYPVVTLGFGFKSYVSYKMRLRKQKEVQKENEFYMQLLQQALPPEQQMLQRQEREVEEAAAAKGISEVDATPMSQHNGVTATKKIATTLPELEYREKGKEKDKDPKKHNLGINNNILQSVDSKIQEIEYMENHINNKRLNNDLVGSTENLLKEETSTTSSKNYKNASGAINSSPRSHSASNGSIPSSSTSKNEKKQKCTSKSPSAHKDLMENCIPNNQLSKPDTLVRLEQDIKKLKADLQASRQVEQELRSQISSLSTTERSIRSELGQLRQENELLQNKLHNAVQAKQKDKQTISQLEKRLKVEQEARAIAEKQLAEEKKRKKLEEATAARAVALAAASRGECTDTLRSRIRELETECKKLTLDMKVKEEQIRELEMKVQELRKYKENEKDTEVLMSALSAMQDKTQHLENSLSAETRIKLDLFSALGDAKRQLEIAQGQILQKDQEIKDLKQKIAEVMAVMPSITYTADTNNMNPVAPHYSSKFMDSSPSGLDPNASVYQPLKK, encoded by the exons ATGAAGCGGCGCAATGCGGACTGCAGCAAACTCCGGCGGCCGTTAAAACGGAACCGAATCACCGAGGGTATATACGGCAG CACATTCTTGTACCTCAAGTTCCTGGTTGTCTGGGCACTGGTTTTGTTGGCAGATTTTGTCCTGGAGTTCAGATTTGAGTATTTGTGGCCATTCTGGCTCTTCATCAGGAGCGTATATGATTCCTTCAGATACCAGGGTCTG gcattttcagtgttttttgtttgtgtagcATTTACATCAGATATTATATGCCTGCTCTTCATACCTGTACAATGGTTGTTCTTTGCAGCCAGTACATATGTATGGGTACAGTACGTTTGGCATACAG AAAGAGGAGTCTGTCTACCTACAGTATCCTTATGGATATTGTTCGTATATATAGAAGCAGCAATCAGATTCAAAGATCTGAAAAATTTCCACGTGGACTTGTGTCGGCCGTTTGCAGCACACTG CATTGGATATCCTGTTGTGACACTGGGTTTCGGTTTCAAAAGTTATGTCAGCTACAAGATGCggttaagaaaacaaaaggaagTCCAGAAGGAGAATGAATTCTATATGCAGCTCCTCCAGCAGGCATTGCCTCCCGAACAGCAGATGCTACAGAGACAAGAAAGGGAAGTGGAGGAAG CTGCAGCAGCCAAAGGGATTTCAGAAGTGGATGCCACACCAATGTCACAACACAATGGCGTCACGGCCACTAAAAAAATAGCTACAACGTTACCAGAACTCGAATACAGAGAAAAAGGGAAAGAGAAGGACAAAGACCCCAAGAAACACAACCTTGGAATAAATAACAACATTTTGCAGTCTGTAGACTCTAAAATACAAGAAATTGAATACATGGAAAACCATATCAACAATAAGAGATTGAACAACGATCTCGTGGGAAGTACAGAAAACCTCTTGAAGGAGGAGACGAGCACCACGTCTTCGAAAAATTACAAGAACGCCAGCGGGGCCATCAACTCCTCGCCCCGCAGTCACAGTGCGTCCAACGGGAGCATCCCCTCGTCCTCGACCAGTAAGAACGAGAAGAAGCAGAAGTGCACTAGCAAGAGTCCTAGTGCCCACAAGGATTTAATGGAAAACTGTATACCCAACAACCAGCTCAGCAAGCCTGACACACTAGTACG GCTGGAGCAGGACATTAAAAAGCTGAAGGCAGACCTGCAGGCCAGCAGGCAGGTGGAGCAGGAGCTGCGCAGCCAGATCAGCTCTCTCAGCACCACCGAGCGAAGCATCCGCTCCGAGCTGGGCCAGCTGCGCCAGGAGAACGAGCTCCTGCAGAACAA GTTGCACAATGCGGTGCAAGCGAAACAGAAGGACAAGCAGACGATCAGCCAGTTAGAGAAGAGGCTCAAAGTCGAGCAGGAAGCACGGGCTATTGCTGAGAAACAGCTTGCAGaggagaagaagaggaagaaactGGAGGAGGCCACGGCGGCCCGAGCGGTGGCCCTGGCTGCAGCTTCAAG AGGCGAGTGCACAGACACCCTGAGGAGTCGAATCAGGGAGCTGGAGACCGAGTGTAAAAAATTAACTCTTGACATGAAGGTCAAAGAAGAGCAGATCCGAGAGTTAGAAATGAAAGTGCAG GAACTACGTAAATAtaaggaaaatgaaaaagacacTGAAGTATTGATGTCAGCGCTTTCAGCCATGCAGGATAAAACACAACACCTCGAGAACAGCCTGAGCGCAGAGACACGGATCAAACTGGACCTGTTCTCTGCCCTGGGGGATGCCAAACGACAGCTGGAGATTGCACAAG gTCAGATACTCCAGAAAGACCAGGAGATCAAGGACCTGAAACAAAAGATCGCAGAGGTGATGGCAGTCATGCCCAGCATCACGTACACTGCAGACACCAACAACATGAACCCTGTGGCCCCGCATTACTCCTCCAAGTTCATGGATTCAAGCCCCTCCGGCCTGGATCCAAACGCCTCCGTTTACCAGCccctgaaaaagtga